Proteins encoded by one window of Mus musculus strain C57BL/6J chromosome 10, GRCm38.p6 C57BL/6J:
- the Uhrf1bp1l gene encoding UHRF1-binding protein 1-like isoform X5 → MAVYKLNDSSKSDEHVDIRVDGLMLKFVIPSEVKAGCHQDQPHTVSIQSSEMIATNTRHCPNCRHSDLEALCQDFKECDFFSKTYTRFPKSCDSFNLLHPIFQRHAHEQDTKMHEVYKGNIIPKLNKNTLKTSAATDVWAVYFSQFWIDYEGMKSGKGRPVSFVDAFPLSIWICQPTRYAELQKEFQTCDQVTLNTSQSESSDLAGRMKRKKLLKEYYSTESEPLTNGGQRPSSDTFLRFSSSSSDADVHVLVRVHKHVSMQINHYQYLLLLFIHESLVLLSDTLRRDVEAVIGSPASQTSVCVGILLRSAELALLLHPVNPTSALRSPASESGSPLLPDFLPAENGGFLSSKRKQGGSGIHRIRNATLNHMSDNRSMSVDLSHAPLKDPLLFKSASDTNLQKGTSFLDYLSDKHLGKISEDESSGLSHKSGSGEMTSEGSHTKDVASTDSDSVLNYRDGSTRLSLDDDGNHNPPSNPVTGKGIDAIHSIFRAEDFLPEAASLSENPESSKEEAPPARAPKSQTSLSAKSKERCPPSPAPLSVSYKNMKRSASQVSLDTLSLDSMVLEEQAESDGSDSHVLLGKAMKRNSNTSCQSPAESVNTSANTQTCGEASPEAVSTNSEGTQENRDDLMSVVVFRITGVNGEIDIRGEDTEVCLQVNQVTPSQLGNVSLRHYLGSDQKAIIHPKSSPEISLRFESGPGAVVHSLLAEKNGFLQCHIENFTTEFLTSSLLNIQHFLEDETVATVMPMKIQVSNTKINLKDDSPRGSTVSLQPSPVTVHIDRLVVERSDDGSFHIRDSHLFNTGTDFKDGASSDSVVRTRGMCDVRMHSSVTQATQTSPEVPLPSQSANFLDITREQLMEENECLRQRLAQAKMELAEAHSARDELLHQMKRMGL, encoded by the exons tTTGTCATTCCTTCTGAAGTGAAGGCAGGTTGCCATCAAGATCAGCCTCACACGGTGTCTATTCAGAGCTCTGAAATGATAGCCACCAACACGAGGCACTGTCCGAACTGCCGCCATTCTGATCTAGAAGCTTTGTGTCAAGACTTTAAAGAGTGTGACTTTTTTAGCAAAACTTATACTAGATTCCCCAAATCCTGTGACAGTTTTAATCTTCTACATCCCATCTTCCAGAGACATGCCCACGAACAAGATACCAAAATGCATGAGGTTTATAAAGGGAATATTATCCCtaaattgaataaaaacactCTTAAAACATCTGCTGCCACCGATGTGTGGGCGGTGTACTTTTCCCAGTTTTGGATAGACTATGAAGGGATGAAAAGCGGGAAGGGGCGGCCAGTAAGCTTTGTAGATGCTTTCCCTCTGTCTATCTGGATTTGCCAGCCAACAAGATACGCAGAgctacagaaagagttccagaCTTGTGATCAAGTGACCCTTAATACCTCACAAAGTGAGTCCAGTGATCTGGCTGGCCGAATGAAGAGGAAGAAACTCTTGAAGGAGTATTACAGTACAGAGTCTGAGCCTCTGACAAATGGCGGCCAAAGACCTTCATCAGACACATTTTTAaggttttcctcttcctcttcagatGCGGATGTTCATGTCTTGGTCCGTGTTCATAAACATGTCAGTATGCAGATCAATCACTACCAATATCTGCTGCTGCTTTTCATACACGAGTCTCTCGTTCTGCTTTCGGATACCTTGCGGAGGGATGTGGAAGCTGTGATTGGAAGCCCCGCTTCCCAGACTTCTGTTTGCGTTGGAATTTTACTTCGCAGTGCGGAGCTTGCCCTGCTGCTTCATCCAGTGAATCCCACAAGTGCTCTGCGCTCTCCTGCTTCTGAAAGTGGGAGCCCATTGCTTCCTGACTTCCTGCCAGCAGAAAATGGGGGGTTTTTGTCTTCAAAGAGAAAACAAGGTGGTAGTGGTATACACCGAATTAGAAATGCTACTCTCAATCACATGTCAGACAACAGGTCAATGAGTGTTGACCTCAGCCACGCCCCTTTAAAGGATCCGTTGCTTTTCAAATCAGCCAGTGACACAAACCTGCAAAAAGGCACTTCTTTTCTAGACTACTTATCAGATAAACATTTAGGGAAAATAAGTGAAGATGAAAGTAGTGGACTTTCTCACAAGAGTGGCTCAGGAGAAATGACCTCAGAAGGGAGTCACACAAAGGATGTGGCTTCCACAGACTCAGATAGTGTCTTaaactacagagatggctcaactaGGCTTTCCCTGGATGATGACGGCAACCATAACCCACCTTCAAACCCTGTAACTGGTAAGGGAATTGACGCCATACACTCCATCTTCAGAGCTGAAGACTTCCTTCCTGAAGCAGCTTCCCTCTCTGAGAACCCGGAGAGCAGTAAAGAGGAGGCGCCCCCAGCCAGAGCACCTAAATCCCAGACGTCCTTAAG TGCTAAATCTAAGGAACGTTGCCCACCCTCCCCAGCTCCACTCTCTGTTTCCTACAAGAACATGAAAAGGAGCGCCTCACAGGTCTCCCTGGATACCCTTTCCCTGGACAGCATGGTATTGGAAGAGCAGGCGGAGAGCGATGGAAGCGACAGCCACGTGTTGCTGGGGAAGG CAATGAAAAGGAACTCAAATACAAGCTGCCAGAGCCCAGCAGAGAGTGTGAACACAAGTGCAAATACGCAGACTTGTGGGGAAGCCTCTCCAGAGGCTGTCAGCACCAACTCAGAGGGCACGCAGGAGAACCGCGACGATCTG ATGTCAGTCGTGGTGTTTAGAATCACTGGTGTTAATGGAGAAATTGACATCCGAGGGGAAGACACAGAAGTCTGTCTGCAGGTGAACCAGGTGACGCCAAGTCAGTTAGGCAACGTCAGTCTGCGGCATTACCTTG GTTCTGACCAGAAAGCTATAATTCATCCTAAATCCTCGCCTGAGATTTCTCTGAGGTTTGAAAGTGGGCCAGGTGCTGTCGTGCACTCTCTGCTtgcagaaaaaaatggatttctCCAATGCCACATTGAGAACTTTACTACTGAGTTCCTTACCTCTTCCCTTCTGAATATTCAACACTTTCTGGAGGATGAAACTGTTGCAACAGTAATGCCAATGAAAATACAAGTTTCTAACACAAAGATAAACTTGAAA GATGACAGTCCCCGGGGCAGCACGGTGTCCCTGCAGCCGAGCCCTGTGACTGTGCATATTGACCGTCTCGTGGTGGAGAGGAGTGATGATGGCTCTTTCCACATCAGAG aTTCTCACCTGTTTAACACTGGGACTGATTTCAAAGACGGTGCCAGCAGTGATTCAGTAGTGCGGACCCGGGGGATGTGTGACGTGAGGATGCACAGCAGTGTCACCCAAGCCACCCAGACGAGCCCAGAGGTTCCTTTGCCTTCACAGTCAGCCAACTTTCTCGACATTACAAGGGAACAG CTCATGGAGGAAAACGAATGTCTCAGGCAGAGACTAGCTCAAGCTAAAATGGAGCTCGCGGAGGCTCACTCGGCCAGAGATGAGCTTCTCCATCAAATGAAGAGGATGGGCCTGTAG
- the Uhrf1bp1l gene encoding UHRF1-binding protein 1-like isoform X4, producing MAVYKLNDSSKSDEHVDIRVDGLMLKFVIPSEVKAGCHQDQPHTVSIQSSEMIATNTRHCPNCRHSDLEALCQDFKECDFFSKTYTRFPKSCDSFNLLHPIFQRHAHEQDTKMHEVYKGNIIPKLNKNTLKTSAATDVWAVYFSQFWIDYEGMKSGKGRPVSFVDAFPLSIWICQPTRYAELQKEFQTCDQVTLNTSQSESSDLAGRMKRKKLLKEYYSTESEPLTNGGQRPSSDTFLRFSSSSSDADVHVLVRVHKHVSMQINHYQYLLLLFIHESLVLLSDTLRRDVEAVIGSPASQTSVCVGILLRSAELALLLHPVNPTSALRSPASESGSPLLPDFLPAENGGFLSSKRKQGGSGIHRIRNATLNHMSDNRSMSVDLSHAPLKDPLLFKSASDTNLQKGTSFLDYLSDKHLGKISEDESSGLSHKSGSGEMTSEGSHTKDVASTDSDSVLNYRDGSTRLSLDDDGNHNPPSNPVTGKGIDAIHSIFRAEDFLPEAASLSENPESSKEEAPPARAPKSQTSLSAKSKERCPPSPAPLSVSYKNMKRSASQVSLDTLSLDSMVLEEQAESDGSDSHVLLGKAMKRNSNTSCQSPAESVNTSANTQTCGEASPEAVSTNSEGTQENRDDLMSVVVFRITGVNGEIDIRGEDTEVCLQVNQVTPSQLGNVSLRHYLGNRPVGSDQKAIIHPKSSPEISLRFESGPGAVVHSLLAEKNGFLQCHIENFTTEFLTSSLLNIQHFLEDETVATVMPMKIQVSNTKINLKDDSPRGSTVSLQPSPVTVHIDRLVVERSDDGSFHIRDSHLFNTGTDFKDGASSDSVVRTRGMCDVRMHSSVTQATQTSPEVPLPSQSANFLDITREQLMEENECLRQRLAQAKMELAEAHSARDELLHQMKRMGL from the exons tTTGTCATTCCTTCTGAAGTGAAGGCAGGTTGCCATCAAGATCAGCCTCACACGGTGTCTATTCAGAGCTCTGAAATGATAGCCACCAACACGAGGCACTGTCCGAACTGCCGCCATTCTGATCTAGAAGCTTTGTGTCAAGACTTTAAAGAGTGTGACTTTTTTAGCAAAACTTATACTAGATTCCCCAAATCCTGTGACAGTTTTAATCTTCTACATCCCATCTTCCAGAGACATGCCCACGAACAAGATACCAAAATGCATGAGGTTTATAAAGGGAATATTATCCCtaaattgaataaaaacactCTTAAAACATCTGCTGCCACCGATGTGTGGGCGGTGTACTTTTCCCAGTTTTGGATAGACTATGAAGGGATGAAAAGCGGGAAGGGGCGGCCAGTAAGCTTTGTAGATGCTTTCCCTCTGTCTATCTGGATTTGCCAGCCAACAAGATACGCAGAgctacagaaagagttccagaCTTGTGATCAAGTGACCCTTAATACCTCACAAAGTGAGTCCAGTGATCTGGCTGGCCGAATGAAGAGGAAGAAACTCTTGAAGGAGTATTACAGTACAGAGTCTGAGCCTCTGACAAATGGCGGCCAAAGACCTTCATCAGACACATTTTTAaggttttcctcttcctcttcagatGCGGATGTTCATGTCTTGGTCCGTGTTCATAAACATGTCAGTATGCAGATCAATCACTACCAATATCTGCTGCTGCTTTTCATACACGAGTCTCTCGTTCTGCTTTCGGATACCTTGCGGAGGGATGTGGAAGCTGTGATTGGAAGCCCCGCTTCCCAGACTTCTGTTTGCGTTGGAATTTTACTTCGCAGTGCGGAGCTTGCCCTGCTGCTTCATCCAGTGAATCCCACAAGTGCTCTGCGCTCTCCTGCTTCTGAAAGTGGGAGCCCATTGCTTCCTGACTTCCTGCCAGCAGAAAATGGGGGGTTTTTGTCTTCAAAGAGAAAACAAGGTGGTAGTGGTATACACCGAATTAGAAATGCTACTCTCAATCACATGTCAGACAACAGGTCAATGAGTGTTGACCTCAGCCACGCCCCTTTAAAGGATCCGTTGCTTTTCAAATCAGCCAGTGACACAAACCTGCAAAAAGGCACTTCTTTTCTAGACTACTTATCAGATAAACATTTAGGGAAAATAAGTGAAGATGAAAGTAGTGGACTTTCTCACAAGAGTGGCTCAGGAGAAATGACCTCAGAAGGGAGTCACACAAAGGATGTGGCTTCCACAGACTCAGATAGTGTCTTaaactacagagatggctcaactaGGCTTTCCCTGGATGATGACGGCAACCATAACCCACCTTCAAACCCTGTAACTGGTAAGGGAATTGACGCCATACACTCCATCTTCAGAGCTGAAGACTTCCTTCCTGAAGCAGCTTCCCTCTCTGAGAACCCGGAGAGCAGTAAAGAGGAGGCGCCCCCAGCCAGAGCACCTAAATCCCAGACGTCCTTAAG TGCTAAATCTAAGGAACGTTGCCCACCCTCCCCAGCTCCACTCTCTGTTTCCTACAAGAACATGAAAAGGAGCGCCTCACAGGTCTCCCTGGATACCCTTTCCCTGGACAGCATGGTATTGGAAGAGCAGGCGGAGAGCGATGGAAGCGACAGCCACGTGTTGCTGGGGAAGG CAATGAAAAGGAACTCAAATACAAGCTGCCAGAGCCCAGCAGAGAGTGTGAACACAAGTGCAAATACGCAGACTTGTGGGGAAGCCTCTCCAGAGGCTGTCAGCACCAACTCAGAGGGCACGCAGGAGAACCGCGACGATCTG ATGTCAGTCGTGGTGTTTAGAATCACTGGTGTTAATGGAGAAATTGACATCCGAGGGGAAGACACAGAAGTCTGTCTGCAGGTGAACCAGGTGACGCCAAGTCAGTTAGGCAACGTCAGTCTGCGGCATTACCTTGGTAACCGTCCAGTTG GTTCTGACCAGAAAGCTATAATTCATCCTAAATCCTCGCCTGAGATTTCTCTGAGGTTTGAAAGTGGGCCAGGTGCTGTCGTGCACTCTCTGCTtgcagaaaaaaatggatttctCCAATGCCACATTGAGAACTTTACTACTGAGTTCCTTACCTCTTCCCTTCTGAATATTCAACACTTTCTGGAGGATGAAACTGTTGCAACAGTAATGCCAATGAAAATACAAGTTTCTAACACAAAGATAAACTTGAAA GATGACAGTCCCCGGGGCAGCACGGTGTCCCTGCAGCCGAGCCCTGTGACTGTGCATATTGACCGTCTCGTGGTGGAGAGGAGTGATGATGGCTCTTTCCACATCAGAG aTTCTCACCTGTTTAACACTGGGACTGATTTCAAAGACGGTGCCAGCAGTGATTCAGTAGTGCGGACCCGGGGGATGTGTGACGTGAGGATGCACAGCAGTGTCACCCAAGCCACCCAGACGAGCCCAGAGGTTCCTTTGCCTTCACAGTCAGCCAACTTTCTCGACATTACAAGGGAACAG CTCATGGAGGAAAACGAATGTCTCAGGCAGAGACTAGCTCAAGCTAAAATGGAGCTCGCGGAGGCTCACTCGGCCAGAGATGAGCTTCTCCATCAAATGAAGAGGATGGGCCTGTAG
- the Gm46238 gene encoding keratin-associated protein 10-12-like isoform X1 yields MCSALVPSVSMCVQSWSHLYPALVPSVSMCVQPWSHLCPCVSSPGSICAVCVQPWSHLCPCVSSPGSICAVCVQPWSHLCPCVSSPGSICAVCVQSWSHLCPCVSSPGSICAVCVQPWSHLCPCVSSPGSICAVCVQSWSHLCPCVSSPGSICAVCVQPWSHLCPCVSSPGSICAVCVQSWSHLCPCVSSPGPICVLVCPALVSSVSMCVQPWSHLCPCVSSPGPICVQPWSHQCPCVSSPGPICVQPWSHLCPCVSSPGPTCAVCVQPWSHLCPCVSSPGPICVHVCPALVPSVSSPGPICVHVCPALVPPVQCVSSPGPTCAVCVQPWSHLCPCVSSPGPICVHVCPALVPSVSSPGPICVHVCPALVPSVQCVSSPGPICVHVCPALVPSVQCLFNPGSICAVCV; encoded by the exons ATGTGTTCAGCCCTGGTCCcatctgtgtccatgtgtgtccagTCCTGGTCCCATCTGTATCCAGCCCTGGTCCcatctgtgtccatgtgtgtccagCCCTGGTCCcatctgtgtccatgtgtgtccagCCCTGGTTCCATCTGTGCAGTGTGTGTCCAGCCCTG GTCCcatctgtgtccatgtgtgtccagCCCTGGTTCCATCTGTGCAGTGTGTGTCCAGCCCTGGTCCcatctgtgtccatgtgtgtccagCCCTGGTTCCATCTGTGCAGTGTGTGTCCAGTCCTGGTCCcatctgtgtccatgtgtgtccagCCCTGGTTCCATCTGTGCAGTGTGTGTCCAGCCCTGGTCCcatctgtgtccatgtgtgtccagCCCTGGTTCCATCTGTGCAGTGTGTGTCCAGTCCTGGTCCcatctgtgtccatgtgtgtccagCCCTGGTTCCATCTGTGCAGTGTGTGTCCAGCCCTGGTCCcatctgtgtccatgtgtgtccagCCCTGGTTCCATCTGTGCAGTGTGTGTCCAGTCCTGGTCCcatctgtgtccatgtgtgtccagCCCTGGTCCCATCTGTGTCCTTGTGTGTCCAGCCCTGGTCTcatctgtgtccatgtgtgtccagCCCTGGTCCcatctgtgtccatgtgtgtccagCCCTGGTCCCATCTGTGTCCAGCCCTGGTCCCATCAGTGTCCATGTGTGTCCAGCCCTGGTCCCATCTGTGTCCAGCCCTGGTCTcatctgtgtccatgtgtgtccagCCCTGGTCCCACCTGTGCAGTGTGTGTCCAGCCCTGGTCCcatctgtgtccatgtgtgtccagCCCTGGTCCcatctgtgtccatgtgtgtccagCCCTGGTCCCATCTGTGTCCAGCCCTGGTCCcatctgtgtccatgtgtgtccagCCCTGGTCCCACCTGTGCAGTGTGTGTCCAGCCCTGGTCCCACCTGTGCAGTGTGTGTCCAGCCCTGGTCCcatctgtgtccatgtgtgtccagCCCTGGTCCcatctgtgtccatgtgtgtccagCCCTGGTCCCATCTGTGTCCAGCCCTGGTCCcatctgtgtccatgtgtgtccagCCCTGGTCCCATCTGTGCAGTGTGTGTCCAGCCCTGGTCCcatctgtgtccatgtgtgtccagCTCTGGTCCCATCTGTGCAGTGTCTGTTCAATCCTGGTTCCATCTGTGCAGTGTGTGTCTAA
- the Gm46238 gene encoding uncharacterized protein Gm46238 isoform X2 yields the protein MCVQPWFHLCSVCPALVPSVSMCVQPWFHLCSVCPALVPSVSMCVQPWFHLCSVCPVLVPSVSMCVQPWFHLCSVCPALVPSVSMCVQPWFHLCSVCPVLVPSVSMCVQPWFHLCSVCPALVPSVSMCVQPWFHLCSVCPVLVPSVSMCVQPWSHLCPCVSSPGLICVHVCPALVPSVSMCVQPWSHLCPALVPSVSMCVQPWSHLCPALVSSVSMCVQPWSHLCSVCPALVPSVSMCVQPWSHLCPCVSSPGPICVQPWSHLCPCVSSPGPTCAVCVQPWSHLCSVCPALVPSVSMCVQPWSHLCSVCPALVPSVSMCVQLWSHLCSVCSILVPSVQCVSNPGPEPLT from the exons atgtgtgtccagCCCTGGTTCCATCTGTGCAGTGTGTGTCCAGCCCTG GTCCcatctgtgtccatgtgtgtccagCCCTGGTTCCATCTGTGCAGTGTGTGTCCAGCCCTGGTCCcatctgtgtccatgtgtgtccagCCCTGGTTCCATCTGTGCAGTGTGTGTCCAGTCCTGGTCCcatctgtgtccatgtgtgtccagCCCTGGTTCCATCTGTGCAGTGTGTGTCCAGCCCTGGTCCcatctgtgtccatgtgtgtccagCCCTGGTTCCATCTGTGCAGTGTGTGTCCAGTCCTGGTCCcatctgtgtccatgtgtgtccagCCCTGGTTCCATCTGTGCAGTGTGTGTCCAGCCCTGGTCCcatctgtgtccatgtgtgtccagCCCTGGTTCCATCTGTGCAGTGTGTGTCCAGTCCTGGTCCcatctgtgtccatgtgtgtccagCCCTGGTCCCATCTGTGTCCTTGTGTGTCCAGCCCTGGTCTcatctgtgtccatgtgtgtccagCCCTGGTCCcatctgtgtccatgtgtgtccagCCCTGGTCCCATCTGTGTCCAGCCCTGGTCCCATCAGTGTCCATGTGTGTCCAGCCCTGGTCCCATCTGTGTCCAGCCCTGGTCTcatctgtgtccatgtgtgtccagCCCTGGTCCCACCTGTGCAGTGTGTGTCCAGCCCTGGTCCcatctgtgtccatgtgtgtccagCCCTGGTCCcatctgtgtccatgtgtgtccagCCCTGGTCCCATCTGTGTCCAGCCCTGGTCCcatctgtgtccatgtgtgtccagCCCTGGTCCCACCTGTGCAGTGTGTGTCCAGCCCTGGTCCCACCTGTGCAGTGTGTGTCCAGCCCTG GTCCcatctgtgtccatgtgtgtccagCCCTGGTCCCATCTGTGCAGTGTGTGTCCAGCCCTGGTCCcatctgtgtccatgtgtgtccagCTCTGGTCCCATCTGTGCAGTGTCTGTTCAATCCTGGTTCCATCTGTGCAGTGTGTGTCTAATCCTGGTCCAGAGCCGCTCACCTAG